In one Komagataeibacter sp. FNDCR2 genomic region, the following are encoded:
- a CDS encoding efflux transporter outer membrane subunit, which produces MPGLTGCTVGPTYKAPLSPDAATFGETRSETATVASANSTKQAAGKPVSDWWRLFRSPRLDTLVTEARRNNWSIQSAQANLRKAAEGLHAAQGSLMPQIDATGTEGRQEYGAALFGPWAWTFPAFSAYSAGLDVSYDPDIFGGNHRLVQMAGAQKDAEQERRDVTMLLVIGDTVLTAFEAASIADQIAVVRSVIDTDRETLRLATLAWQAGRRPRLDVVTAEAQLAHDQSLLPPLINAHEAARTALAVLTGHSPANWTAPTLTLADFSLPPDIPVVVPSELVHARPDIIGAEAMMRAANAEIGVRTADLYPRLTLSAAVAAEGLMGGPAGAAWRLIGGAALPLFHGGTLMARKKQAEEDCRIAFDHYQSVVINGFREVADGLNGLMNATTELDNQRQALTSADDALTLSQAGYQAGRETILQPINARRLVLLARQNTVRAQTEMFRQTVRIMVATGGGLADAHVTSDQWRSVRLAAR; this is translated from the coding sequence ATGCCGGGCCTCACAGGCTGCACAGTCGGCCCGACCTACAAGGCTCCCCTATCACCAGACGCCGCAACATTTGGCGAAACCCGGTCGGAAACCGCGACCGTCGCTTCGGCCAACTCCACGAAGCAGGCTGCCGGAAAGCCAGTCTCCGACTGGTGGCGTCTCTTTCGCTCGCCCCGGCTGGACACCCTCGTCACCGAGGCACGTCGGAACAACTGGTCGATCCAGTCAGCCCAGGCCAACCTTCGCAAGGCCGCTGAGGGGCTCCATGCCGCGCAAGGCAGCCTGATGCCTCAGATCGACGCCACCGGGACCGAGGGGCGGCAGGAATACGGGGCCGCCCTGTTCGGTCCCTGGGCGTGGACCTTCCCGGCCTTCTCCGCCTATTCGGCCGGCCTCGACGTTTCCTATGACCCCGATATTTTCGGTGGCAACCATCGGCTGGTGCAGATGGCCGGCGCGCAGAAGGATGCCGAACAGGAGCGCCGTGATGTCACGATGCTGCTGGTGATCGGCGACACGGTCCTGACCGCCTTCGAAGCGGCCTCGATAGCAGACCAGATCGCCGTGGTCCGCAGCGTGATCGACACCGACCGGGAAACGCTCCGGCTGGCGACGCTCGCCTGGCAGGCGGGCAGGAGGCCCCGGCTGGATGTCGTGACCGCTGAAGCACAACTGGCGCACGACCAGTCTCTTCTGCCACCACTGATCAATGCCCATGAGGCCGCGCGAACGGCGCTGGCCGTCCTGACCGGGCATTCGCCCGCCAACTGGACTGCCCCGACCTTGACCCTCGCGGATTTCAGCCTCCCGCCTGACATCCCTGTGGTGGTGCCATCCGAACTCGTTCACGCCCGTCCGGACATCATCGGCGCCGAAGCCATGATGCGCGCGGCGAATGCCGAAATCGGCGTCCGGACCGCCGACCTCTATCCCCGCCTGACCCTCAGCGCGGCCGTCGCCGCCGAGGGGCTGATGGGCGGCCCTGCCGGCGCGGCATGGCGTCTGATCGGTGGCGCAGCTCTGCCGCTGTTCCATGGCGGCACCCTGATGGCCCGGAAAAAGCAGGCGGAAGAGGATTGCCGGATCGCTTTCGATCACTACCAGTCGGTAGTCATCAATGGCTTCCGCGAAGTCGCCGATGGCCTGAACGGCCTGATGAACGCCACGACGGAGCTGGACAACCAGCGGCAGGCCCTGACCTCGGCCGATGACGCGCTGACCCTGAGCCAGGCCGGTTATCAGGCGGGCCGGGAGACCATCCTCCAGCCGATCAACGCCCGACGGCTCGTTCTGCTCGCGCGCCAGAACACGGTGCGGGCACAGACCGAGATGTTCCGTCAGACGGTGCGGATCATGGTGGCGACGGGCGGTGGCCTGGCCGACGCCCATGTCACATCCGATCAGTGGCGATCCGTCCGGCTCGCGGCGCGATGA
- a CDS encoding helix-turn-helix transcriptional regulator, translating to MTRSHDTRTNPRMIARHPKREDIRLDAVLTALGNPIRLAAVRTIAVGGEHPCCDVLPQIPKSTMTHHWRALRDSGVVWQRHIGREYRLELRREDLDSRFPGLLDSILGPLTSDPLTQETISEYDRSRQGAPA from the coding sequence TTGACCCGCTCCCATGATACGCGTACCAATCCACGCATGATCGCACGTCATCCGAAACGCGAGGATATCCGGCTCGACGCCGTGCTGACGGCGTTGGGCAATCCCATCCGTCTTGCTGCCGTGCGGACGATTGCCGTGGGCGGCGAACATCCTTGCTGTGATGTGCTGCCGCAGATTCCGAAATCCACCATGACCCATCACTGGCGCGCCTTGCGTGACAGCGGCGTGGTCTGGCAGCGCCATATCGGTCGGGAATACCGTCTTGAGTTGAGGCGCGAGGATCTGGACAGCCGGTTTCCCGGTCTGCTGGATTCCATTCTTGGTCCGCTCACCAGCGACCCACTCACGCAGGAGACGATTTCCGAATACGACCGGTCCCGCCAAGGCGCGCCTGCCTGA
- a CDS encoding DsbA family oxidoreductase, translated as MKLEIWSDYACPYCYIGKRFLEAALAEFEHAREVEIVFRAFELDPTSGPAVTTTTLDRIMRKYGKSRSDAEAMIDHITSMGERCGLDMRYASVRYTNTFDAHRLTKFAEQHGHGAEMKERLFRAYFTDNSPLADHDVLVGLAQDVGLDGDAVRAMLSSTDFAEAVRHDETRASQAGVHGVPFFVFDGAYALSGAQPKAQFLAALRQSWNEARKTASENPTAGMTCDSTGCVIPSSTSGSP; from the coding sequence ATGAAACTCGAAATCTGGTCCGACTATGCCTGCCCCTACTGTTATATCGGCAAGCGGTTTCTCGAAGCCGCCCTAGCCGAGTTCGAACATGCCCGCGAAGTCGAGATCGTCTTTCGAGCCTTCGAACTCGATCCCACGTCGGGTCCAGCAGTGACCACCACAACGCTCGACCGCATCATGCGGAAATACGGCAAAAGCCGGAGCGACGCCGAGGCCATGATCGACCACATCACATCCATGGGCGAGAGATGCGGTCTCGACATGCGCTATGCCTCGGTCCGCTACACCAACACCTTCGACGCACACCGGCTGACCAAATTCGCCGAACAGCACGGTCACGGCGCGGAGATGAAGGAGCGGCTGTTCCGGGCCTATTTCACCGACAACTCCCCCCTCGCCGACCATGACGTACTTGTCGGCCTTGCGCAGGATGTCGGTCTTGATGGCGACGCCGTGCGCGCCATGCTGTCGAGCACCGACTTCGCCGAAGCAGTCAGGCACGATGAAACCCGTGCGTCACAGGCGGGCGTTCATGGCGTGCCCTTCTTTGTCTTCGACGGTGCCTACGCTCTTTCAGGTGCGCAGCCGAAAGCACAATTTCTGGCCGCCCTGCGCCAGTCATGGAACGAGGCACGCAAAACGGCGTCCGAGAATCCTACCGCCGGCATGACCTGCGACAGCACGGGATGCGTTATCCCGTCTTCCACCTCCGGCAGTCCCTGA
- a CDS encoding restriction endonuclease gives MSDYDFSQLSPHDFELMCRDLLQVEWGLVLESFKAGKDGGIDFRYAQAGKQIIVQCKRFVESGFSGLLRELRKEADKVRKLKPGRYVLMTAAPLSDANKTEIVDVIGAQFLVKADIFGCADLNNLLGRHSEVERSHYKLWLASTNVLETMLHNDIITQSDFQVEKIHSEIKRYVQGNAYPRALVALKSDHVVILSGLPGVGKTTLANMLLYEHLANGFEPIIVREDFAEGKAMLRRGKPQIFYFDDFMGTTFLGDRGSSDQQREYRAALEFIEMVGAAKDKRLILTTREQMLHQAWNASEQIRNSGLMDRKVVIHMGDYSMQQRAEIFYNHVFFSDLPPEYRDELLKNHFYLRIIKHDKFNPRLIEWLSSYRRLKDIPVDGYQRFVAQLLQDPAEIWRHAFDEQISDAGRSLLLTMFSFGSRMSDAVLREGFAALHAHRAQIYGLPRRPNDYTRARVELHGAFVRPTTLDRIEFINPSLLDWLNRVVCQEPQNAVDLIMGAACFTQVAQVWNFVQSAVGGASREVLRQNIALLAPIIGELALAERAIPHAEGVFYRTPSYEERLATLIRMADTLRVSALLPAIGEVIARIKGRWSETFCDIKETVTAVKAYEQAVWQNLEHFAPFFKDCVDKLITTVEHEDDWDLNTLHASLEQIDYLAKPSHLLKIHLKNAFEVVVRDSLSEEISRCGSYEDVCSLIDTLEYLGRSLGVDVRHELSRVREAHSEYFEYEYQYSYDRVGEYRENERMEWESDESIREMFRSLRAGH, from the coding sequence ATGTCCGACTATGATTTCAGCCAGCTCAGCCCACACGACTTCGAACTGATGTGCCGTGACCTGCTGCAGGTCGAATGGGGCCTGGTACTGGAATCTTTCAAGGCAGGCAAGGATGGCGGGATCGACTTCCGCTACGCGCAGGCTGGCAAGCAGATCATCGTCCAGTGTAAGCGGTTCGTGGAGAGCGGGTTCTCCGGGTTGCTGCGTGAATTACGCAAGGAAGCCGACAAAGTCCGTAAGCTCAAGCCGGGCCGCTATGTGCTGATGACCGCGGCCCCCCTATCGGACGCGAATAAGACAGAGATCGTTGACGTGATAGGCGCCCAATTTCTCGTCAAGGCCGATATCTTCGGATGCGCCGACCTCAACAACCTGCTCGGCCGCCATTCTGAGGTCGAGCGGTCCCACTATAAGCTCTGGCTCGCCAGCACCAACGTGCTCGAGACCATGCTGCACAACGACATCATCACGCAAAGCGACTTCCAGGTCGAGAAGATTCACAGTGAGATCAAGCGCTACGTCCAGGGGAACGCCTACCCGCGGGCGCTGGTGGCGCTCAAGTCAGACCATGTGGTAATCCTGTCGGGACTTCCCGGCGTTGGAAAGACGACGCTCGCCAATATGTTGCTCTACGAGCATCTCGCCAATGGCTTCGAGCCGATCATCGTCCGCGAGGATTTCGCCGAGGGGAAGGCGATGCTTCGGAGAGGAAAGCCCCAAATCTTCTATTTCGACGATTTCATGGGCACCACTTTCCTTGGCGACAGAGGCTCGAGCGACCAACAGCGTGAGTATCGCGCGGCCCTCGAATTCATCGAGATGGTCGGCGCGGCCAAGGATAAGCGTCTGATCCTGACCACTCGCGAACAGATGCTCCACCAAGCCTGGAATGCTTCCGAGCAAATTCGCAATTCCGGACTGATGGATCGCAAGGTGGTGATCCACATGGGCGACTACAGCATGCAACAGCGAGCTGAGATTTTCTACAACCACGTCTTCTTCAGCGATCTGCCACCCGAGTACCGCGACGAGCTTTTGAAAAACCATTTTTACTTGCGGATCATCAAGCACGATAAGTTCAACCCGCGCCTGATCGAGTGGTTGTCGAGCTATCGTCGACTTAAGGATATACCAGTCGACGGCTATCAAAGGTTTGTCGCGCAGCTGCTGCAGGATCCGGCAGAGATCTGGCGGCACGCCTTCGATGAGCAGATCAGCGACGCTGGGCGCAGCTTACTGCTCACCATGTTCAGTTTTGGCAGCCGAATGAGCGACGCCGTCCTCCGGGAAGGTTTCGCCGCGCTCCACGCGCACCGCGCACAAATCTATGGCCTGCCGCGCCGCCCCAACGACTATACCCGGGCGCGTGTCGAGCTTCATGGCGCATTCGTCCGGCCGACAACCTTGGATCGGATTGAGTTCATCAACCCCTCGCTGCTCGACTGGCTGAACCGCGTGGTATGCCAGGAGCCTCAAAACGCCGTCGATCTGATCATGGGGGCTGCGTGCTTCACGCAGGTCGCCCAAGTCTGGAACTTTGTCCAGTCGGCGGTCGGCGGCGCTAGCCGGGAGGTGCTGCGCCAAAACATTGCCCTGCTCGCACCGATCATCGGTGAACTCGCCTTGGCCGAGCGGGCCATTCCCCATGCGGAAGGCGTATTTTATCGTACGCCAAGCTACGAGGAGCGGCTCGCGACGCTTATTCGGATGGCGGATACGTTGCGTGTGTCGGCGCTACTCCCCGCTATCGGAGAAGTCATCGCGCGAATCAAAGGGAGGTGGTCGGAAACGTTCTGCGATATCAAAGAGACGGTCACCGCAGTGAAGGCCTATGAGCAGGCAGTGTGGCAAAATCTCGAGCACTTTGCGCCATTTTTTAAAGATTGTGTAGACAAACTCATCACCACTGTCGAGCACGAGGACGATTGGGATTTGAACACACTGCACGCGTCGCTCGAGCAAATCGATTATTTAGCGAAACCGAGCCATCTCCTCAAAATACATCTCAAGAATGCGTTCGAAGTTGTCGTCAGAGATAGCCTATCCGAAGAGATTAGTCGATGCGGTTCTTACGAAGATGTCTGCAGTCTGATTGATACGCTCGAATATTTAGGCCGAAGCTTGGGAGTAGACGTCAGACATGAACTCTCCAGAGTGCGCGAAGCCCACAGCGAATATTTTGAATATGAATATCAGTACTCCTATGACCGTGTGGGCGAGTATCGCGAAAACGAGCGTATGGAATGGGAGAGCGACGAGAGCATCCGAGAAATGTTTAGATCGCTGCGCGCCGGACACTGA
- a CDS encoding IS5 family transposase (programmed frameshift), giving the protein MSDLYWLTNEQMERLRPFFPKSHGKPRVDDRRVLSGIIFVNRNGLRWRDAPQEYGPHKTLYNRWKRWSAMGIFIRMMEGLTTGKAEPQTIMIDATYLKAHRTASSLRFKKGASGRLIGRTKGGMNTKLHAVTDRNGRPLDFFMTAGQISDYTGAAALMDGLPPAEWMLADRGYDADWFRDALEEKGIKPCIPGRKFRGKPIKYDKRKYKRRNRIEIMFGRLKDWRRVATRYDRCPTVFFSAICLAATVIFWL; this is encoded by the exons ATGAGTGACCTGTATTGGCTGACGAACGAGCAGATGGAGCGTCTGCGGCCCTTTTTCCCGAAGAGCCATGGCAAACCCCGCGTTGATGACCGTCGTGTGTTGAGTGGGATCATTTTCGTGAACAGAAATGGTCTGCGTTGGCGTGATGCACCCCAGGAATACGGTCCACACAAGACGCTATACAACCGCTGGAAGCGCTGGAGCGCTATGGGGATATTCATCCGCATGATGGAGGGACTGACTACCGGCAAGGCAGAGCCTCAGACGATCATGATTGATGCGACCTATCTCAAGGCACATCGCACAGCTTCGAGCCTGCGGT TTAAAAAAGGGGCTTCAGGCCGTCTGATTGGGCGCACCAAAGGCGGGATGAATACGAAGCTGCATGCCGTCACCGACCGGAACGGACGTCCGCTCGACTTCTTCATGACAGCAGGCCAGATCAGTGATTACACCGGGGCCGCTGCCCTTATGGACGGTCTCCCACCAGCCGAATGGATGCTGGCGGATCGGGGCTATGATGCTGACTGGTTCAGGGATGCCTTGGAGGAGAAAGGGATCAAACCCTGCATTCCGGGACGGAAATTCCGAGGGAAACCCATAAAATACGACAAGCGGAAATACAAAAGACGCAACCGTATCGAGATCATGTTCGGGAGGCTCAAGGACTGGAGACGGGTCGCGACACGCTATGACAGATGCCCCACCGTATTCTTCTCGGCGATCTGCCTCGCCGCAACCGTCATATTCTGGCTATGA
- a CDS encoding type II restriction endonuclease — protein MRRGQLSDQFEGVVAKKLTEVETRPDRSNQHELNGSTALRKLLGDDDRRNIPARFIWLGEEEAAISVEGMLSWYDARRKHPVRTEYRLYYRSNEVTEVMAPGDVFFLAMKQDGSALLIVVPADSTVQNQLLWLFGLDDLSGTSFSFQEIEGAHDPELDFAARYILDELGVEPEEPEAHVLDTLIEPFGLKFPTTLVFSELARSSLPNVSAHDDPDGALVEWMEREEQLFRRLERRIVAEKINGGFQCVEGADVDGFLAFSLSVQNRRKARAGSALENHLEAVFQANGLRYARGAETENRNKPDFLFPGKVAYADPLFPADRLTMLGSKSTLKDRWRQVLSEAVRIRKKHLLTLEPGISENQTDEMRVKELQLVLPQKLHATFRPSQQAWLMNVGEFISLVRRRQGT, from the coding sequence ATGAGACGAGGACAGCTTTCGGATCAGTTTGAAGGGGTCGTGGCAAAAAAACTGACCGAGGTGGAAACCCGTCCGGACAGGTCCAATCAGCACGAACTGAATGGTTCCACGGCTCTGAGGAAACTTCTAGGTGACGACGACCGCCGGAATATTCCAGCCAGGTTCATATGGCTCGGGGAGGAAGAAGCCGCCATTTCCGTTGAAGGGATGCTGAGCTGGTATGACGCCCGTCGGAAACATCCGGTCCGTACCGAATACCGGCTTTATTACCGCTCCAATGAAGTGACCGAAGTCATGGCTCCGGGAGACGTGTTCTTTCTGGCCATGAAGCAGGACGGAAGCGCCCTTCTGATTGTTGTGCCGGCAGACAGCACCGTCCAGAACCAGCTTCTCTGGCTGTTCGGGCTTGATGACCTGTCGGGAACCAGCTTTTCTTTCCAGGAGATAGAAGGGGCTCACGATCCCGAGCTGGACTTCGCGGCCCGTTACATTCTTGATGAACTGGGCGTCGAACCAGAAGAGCCGGAAGCCCATGTACTTGATACGCTGATTGAGCCGTTCGGTCTCAAATTTCCTACGACCCTTGTTTTTTCCGAACTTGCGCGGTCTTCCCTACCAAATGTTTCAGCCCACGATGATCCAGACGGCGCATTGGTGGAATGGATGGAGCGTGAAGAACAGCTGTTCCGCAGACTGGAGCGCCGTATCGTTGCGGAGAAGATCAATGGAGGCTTCCAGTGCGTCGAGGGGGCGGATGTCGACGGTTTTCTTGCGTTCTCGCTGAGTGTGCAGAACCGGCGTAAGGCCCGCGCAGGGTCCGCACTGGAAAATCATCTTGAAGCGGTATTCCAGGCCAACGGGCTCCGGTATGCACGTGGCGCCGAGACAGAGAACCGTAATAAACCTGATTTTCTGTTCCCCGGAAAAGTGGCTTATGCTGACCCACTTTTTCCGGCTGACAGGCTGACGATGCTGGGCTCGAAATCGACGCTCAAGGACCGATGGCGGCAGGTACTGTCGGAGGCGGTACGCATCAGAAAAAAGCATCTTCTCACACTGGAGCCTGGTATTTCCGAAAACCAGACGGATGAGATGCGGGTAAAGGAGCTACAGCTTGTCCTGCCGCAGAAGCTGCATGCCACCTTCAGGCCATCGCAGCAGGCATGGCTTATGAATGTTGGAGAATTTATCAGTCTTGTCAGACGGCGTCAGGGCACATAG
- a CDS encoding very short patch repair endonuclease, with product MPDIVSPEQRSRMMSGIRGKDTKPEMVLRRGLHALGFRFRLHDRKLPGTPDLVFPKYHAVILVHGCFWHGHDCHLFRLPGSRSEFWRTKIDRNRAVDARTQLALRDAGWRVGTVWECAMRGKGRLSMEDILEACSSWLKSDASELEIRGQ from the coding sequence TTGCCTGATATCGTTTCACCGGAGCAGCGCAGCCGGATGATGTCCGGCATCCGGGGGAAGGACACAAAACCCGAGATGGTGCTGCGGCGGGGGCTGCATGCTCTTGGTTTCCGGTTCAGGCTGCATGACAGGAAACTGCCCGGAACCCCTGATCTTGTTTTCCCAAAATACCATGCTGTCATTCTGGTGCATGGCTGCTTCTGGCATGGGCATGACTGTCATCTTTTTCGCCTTCCCGGCAGCCGGAGCGAATTCTGGCGGACGAAGATTGACCGGAACAGGGCGGTTGATGCGCGTACGCAGCTTGCCCTGCGTGATGCTGGCTGGCGCGTGGGAACCGTATGGGAATGCGCGATGCGGGGGAAAGGACGTCTTTCAATGGAAGACATTCTTGAAGCCTGTTCATCATGGCTGAAATCGGATGCATCCGAACTTGAAATCAGAGGACAGTAA
- the dcm gene encoding DNA (cytosine-5-)-methyltransferase yields the protein MPSRTDFSLLRDRAGLTLHQAAEELGLGERTVYRYENTPGTASRTALNFLRRIADERLRAKEKDRVDFRFIDLFAGIGGLRIGFEEIGGRCVFTSEWDRFSRQTYALNYPDNHEISGDIRPFAEDPSLVPEHDVLLAGFPCQPFSIAGVSKKNSLGRPHGFLCDTQGTLFFDTARIIAHHRPAAFLLENVKNLERHDKGRTFATIMHVLEEELGYHVQTRMISAASWVPQKRERIFIVGFREKTDFDLKSLVVPPIEKGPKLGSILLPHAEVEPKYTLTEHLWNYLQNYKAKHAAAGNGFGFGLFGPDDVARTLSARYFKDGSEILIRQEGKRPRRLTPLECARLMGFDRGDRRFRIGVSDTQAYRQFGNAVVVPVIEFMANAMKPHIRSALARECRDSRAGTSGMRPAHDQSAAVA from the coding sequence ATGCCATCGCGGACCGATTTCAGCCTGCTGCGTGATCGGGCAGGCCTTACTCTGCATCAGGCAGCTGAAGAACTGGGATTGGGGGAGCGGACGGTGTACCGTTATGAGAATACCCCCGGCACGGCGAGCCGGACGGCTCTCAATTTCCTGCGCCGCATTGCCGATGAACGCCTCCGGGCAAAAGAGAAAGACAGGGTCGATTTCCGTTTCATCGATCTGTTTGCCGGGATAGGCGGCCTGCGGATCGGTTTTGAGGAAATCGGTGGTCGATGTGTCTTTACATCCGAATGGGACAGATTCTCACGGCAGACCTATGCCCTGAACTATCCGGACAATCATGAGATCAGTGGTGATATCCGCCCGTTTGCAGAGGATCCCTCCCTGGTTCCGGAACACGATGTTCTGCTGGCAGGTTTTCCCTGTCAGCCGTTTTCGATCGCCGGGGTTTCCAAGAAGAATTCGTTGGGGCGACCCCATGGCTTCCTGTGTGATACGCAGGGAACCCTGTTTTTCGATACAGCCAGAATCATCGCCCATCACCGACCGGCAGCCTTTCTTCTGGAAAATGTCAAAAACCTGGAGCGGCATGATAAGGGGCGCACTTTTGCCACCATCATGCACGTTCTCGAAGAAGAACTTGGTTATCATGTGCAGACGCGCATGATCAGTGCTGCATCGTGGGTACCGCAGAAACGCGAGCGTATTTTTATTGTTGGTTTCAGGGAAAAAACAGATTTTGATCTAAAATCTCTGGTCGTTCCACCTATAGAAAAAGGCCCGAAACTGGGTTCAATCCTTCTGCCACATGCCGAGGTGGAACCAAAATATACCCTTACGGAACATCTGTGGAATTATCTTCAGAACTATAAGGCCAAGCATGCGGCTGCGGGTAACGGCTTCGGCTTCGGACTGTTCGGACCGGATGATGTCGCGCGGACACTTTCCGCCCGTTATTTCAAGGACGGGTCCGAAATCCTGATCCGGCAGGAGGGGAAACGGCCGCGCCGTCTCACACCACTGGAGTGCGCACGTCTTATGGGTTTCGATCGTGGTGACAGGCGTTTCCGTATTGGCGTTTCCGATACGCAGGCCTATCGCCAGTTCGGAAATGCGGTTGTGGTGCCGGTTATCGAGTTCATGGCCAATGCCATGAAGCCGCACATACGCTCGGCCCTGGCACGGGAGTGCCGGGACAGCAGAGCCGGGACTTCAGGCATGAGGCCTGCTCATGATCAGAGCGCGGCTGTTGCCTGA